The sequence below is a genomic window from Lolium perenne isolate Kyuss_39 chromosome 4, Kyuss_2.0, whole genome shotgun sequence.
CTTGGTTTTATCAAAATTGGGATGAGTATAAATTCTACGACAAGTTTTGACAATTTTTGACAAATCTAAGACAACTTTTCATGGGACGGAGGAGTCTAAAGTTTACTGTACAAATGCAACAGAGTAGCATGGCAAGACAAACTAGACTTTGTATGATAGGTCTTAACAAAACAAAAAAGCAAGGTTGAAATCAATGGAGGAAAAATTACCGAAGAGCAGCTTCCCTGGCAGCATCACGGACCTCAGGCTTCTCAGCTCTCTTCTTCTGGATGACATCAAGGGAAGCACCGACAATAGACCTGGAGTACGGCTTCTTGGTGGTGCGGCGCCTCTTCTTGGCAGCCTCAGCGTGAATATCCTACAGCCACACCCAGAAAATAACTGATAAGCACAAGCTTTAGATGCATTACACAGACTCAGATATCCTTCATGCTGTCAACAGATCAATCAAGGACCCAGGATTGATTAAACAGGCAAGTTTGCAGGACTACTACTGACAATTGACAAGTGATGACATTTATCAGGGAAAATAATAAAGCAGGGCGAATAACTACCGGTTGAGAGCGTCACTTACACTCACAAAAAGTAGGTAGAGCACACTAGCAGGATAAAGTATCAAGATTGTGAGAGAAATGAGCTGAACTAGCATATAGATATCATTAAAGAGAACAGGTATAAGGGCATGCACCTTCTTGTGCTGCTTCCTGAACATGGTAGTCCAAGAAAGCTTAGCAGGCTTGAGACGGTTGTGGAAGTAGCGCTTGCACTTGGAGTTGAAGAAAAGGAAGACCTGATTTTGGGTGCGGGCAAAGAACAAGGCAAACAATTTTAGTGTGTTTCAGATTATTTCAAGTCAATGCAGAATTATGACAGGGGACCCAAGAAGCTTACTTGAGAGTCTGAACGGACAAATCTGATGCCCCTTCCCGGGTATATCTTTATACCGCTGAAACGGCAGAGCTCAGTCCTGTAGAAACACAACAGACAAAATAGTAAGTAAGACTGTCAGAGACAATGCTACATATATCCGAATGCTGCACACCATCAGATTTTGATAAGTGGCAAGCTTAGAAAAAGAGAGTAACATACTTGAGAACCATCTTCTCCGCCCTGACAAACCTACAGAGCTTCTCCTACAAACAAGTATAGCTATCAGCATCCACAATATCAACCAATATCGA
It includes:
- the LOC127292180 gene encoding large ribosomal subunit protein eL24, giving the protein MVLKTELCRFSGIKIYPGRGIRFVRSDSQVFLFFNSKCKRYFHNRLKPAKLSWTTMFRKQHKKDIHAEAAKKRRRTTKKPYSRSIVGASLDVIQKKRAEKPEVRDAAREAALREIKERIKKTKDEKRAKKVEVTKSQKTAGRGNAPKPGKAPKLGGGGGKR